Genomic DNA from Schistosoma haematobium chromosome 1, whole genome shotgun sequence:
CAATCTTCTAAATGAAAGACCTACAGCTGCTACTGAGAAAGTTTTACAGTTAACCTGTCAGTTAGACTGCATATTAAAGACATCAGAACGTTTAACTAGTTCAATGCATACATCAGGCACTACTAGTccaataatgaatgaatttacTTCGAACCATGGTTTACTAGAATCATTTGATTATCCTGAATCATGTCGACAATACTCTAATCAAACTGGTGAATCACATGATCAGTTGACAAAAGATTATTCACATTGTTCACCGAATTCTTTATTATCCGGAGAATCATCTCAAATGGCTATGATTCAAAATCATTTAACGCGAGAACTTGAAGTAAGTTACTGCTAATTCTGTAATACTCTCAATAAAGTAACCAGTTGTTTTTTTCTGTCTACAATTTTCATAAGGCGTCCgtttgtttgttcatttattgGTCTGTTTATCTCACGATATTTATCATGTTTGGGTTGCATAGTTGTATGTAGTCTTGACAGCAGATAATGAAAAGAGAATGGCGATGGTTTTCTAACAGTTGTTCACTGAGTCATTCGATCAGTTGTGTAGAGAGTTATGAGAGGAGGAAAAGTGATTCTATATATTCCACAGATAATTACCATCTGAGTTAAGTTTTATGTAATATCCCTGAATAATCTCGGACATGTGTTATTTAGTCTGGAATTAACACACATTATTGAATTAACCTGCAATAAAGGTTCTGGTGGCCAAAAGAATTATTCTTAGTTTCAGTTTCTTGTATTTGTGACAGTAATTCATATCATCCTATTAACGTTGTCTTTTGCTTGGTTTCTAAAATTAAGTTGCAAATCAAAGTAAGCCATAGTTTTGAGCTTCATTAAAGTTAGTTTAACAGGTTTATTCTCCGTAATTTGTGACTTATATAAAACGTTTTCATAACTTAGTATGTTGTTATTATTCATCATATAAATCCACTGTCTGTTTAGGGAAGATGTGCTAGTAGGCGACATTTATTCGCTTGTACTAACCGGTACTATCCAGTTAAATTTGTTGAAGTATAGTATTATTAGAATTTCTTACTTAGTACCGATTTATTTAGTCGGCTTTAAGATACACTTTAGTTATGAGAGCTAGTGATCAAAACCGATGGGTTGTAGTTTGAGTCTGCTACTTACTGATTGAAATTCAAATACCTTAATCACTAAACCGTCGTTCTATGAAGAACTGAAAGGCTGAAAAGTGAGGCACCAATTCACAGTCCTATTTAGATCTTCTAGGCCATATTTAGTGTATTACAGTCTACTGGACTAGGAACTCgattcttttttgtttatccATTTGCTTAATTTATTCGTCTGCATAATTTTCAACTCATTTACATAGGACTTCACAACTATAATACAAAACTCTGATAACTATATTTATCTATATATGTGTATGATAATTGTTGATTATTTGATACAATATAGTTGAAGATAATTGAAAAGAACCAAATGACATTGACTCTTTCTTTCTATATTTTACTTAGGAAATAAATGTTGAATTAGCTTCAATGTTAGAAAAGTGCAATCGAGCATATGAATGTCCAACAGTTAAAATGAACTTAATGAAAGATCAATATGAACGTCGATTAACTGATTTAAACAGTGAATGtacaaatttacaaaatatttctcATAAAGATTTAAAGAAAACTAAAGAACAAGTTAGTGTTACTGTTCCGGAACTCTTTTCACTAACATTCTTGAATTTATCACATATGTGTTATCAGTGAAAAATAAGTGAAAACTATGATTTTAGCAAAATAACTTTGCACACAGACTCAGTCACTGCATTTAATATCAATATCAAAACGTTGGTTCATCCATACTAAGTCTATGTTTAAGTAAACGTTGATTCATCATCTTTGAGTCCACTCTTAAAATCACTTCCGTTATATCTTGAGCTTAGTTTCTTATTATATCACGTACAATTTGAGCAGTCGAACGCTAAAACCCTCCTAAGTCGCAAGTTAGAACATAAAAGACAAGTAAAAGAAATGTAATTTCAAACAGcatcaattatggtacaaaaatgtcaggtatttatagtttctagtaaaaacgaaatcatcattatagtccttAAATGTGCATACACagggttattagcatttgtccaatagggaagctacacatagggattctgaaatattctccCAAAACATGATTGAATGGAGTATCTTCAGCTCTTTCTAAGCTTCTTatagcttcctcgagttcacccatgGGTCGTCCTCACAACTTCAAACAGCAATTTCTATCTGACACTTTTTAACCAATAAAACTTCAATGTTTCATTTATCAATTGTTTTTCAACAGAATTCACTTCATCATTATGATTTTTGGACATTGAATAATAGTTTACATTCACCATGGCCATCAATTGAAGTGGACCAACTAGCGAATTGGTTAATTGAGATGAAatcaatgattttaaaaaaatcacctATTTTCCAAAAGTCAGTATGTACATTATCATATTCCTTTTCGTCCaactcttcatcatcatcatgttgttcttcttgttcttcttgttcttgttcttcttcttgttcttcttcttcatcatcatcttcagaaGTTTTTGGACCTAATGAAGAACAGTTGAGTGGTAAAGGTAATAAGAgatcaaaatgttgtttacatcACCTTAGATATAAACATAAACTTCAAAATCAACAAAAAATGATCACTTTATCAAAGTTGAAAATGAATCCTGAACATTTCGTTATTATCGATTGTCGTTATCCACACGAATATAATGCTGGACATATTTTTAGTGCTATTAATTTATCAGATTGGCCAaaactttataaatatttttttggtaTAAAACAACAATCTATTGAAACTACTGAAATGGATTTAAGTAACTCATTATATTCAACGGAACAACTGATTGAACCAAAACCATCTCAtactatatttatattatattgtgAATTTTCTACAAAACGTGCACCAcaattattttatcttttacGTAATCATGACAGACTATtacatttcaattcatatccTGCATTAAAATAtccatttgtttatatattacATGGTGGTTATTCAACTTTTTATAAAAAGTACCCATATTTATGTGAACCAGATCTTTTAAGTATTTGGCATAAACATTGTAAACTGGTTAATAGACAAACGATGAATCCTAATTCACAAGTATATTctgataaaaatcataatgaaatgTTAAACACACACACGCGCATCAATCAATCAACGAATCGACACATTAAAGTACCATTCAAAAGTATTACCAATCTCTTTCACAAGAAGAAAAATAGAAGaaaaagatttatttcattgaaccaaaacttattaacttacttatGTCCGTTACTCCTTATGGAAGAGTATAAGTCACCCAGCAACATTCTCAATGCAACCTTGTCTTGATGaatcttttccagttcttttcaattgttattcttttttttcatgtctgtttccaagtTCCGACATAGTGTATTCTTCGaccgtcttcttcttcttgttgtatgtttcccttcacgattccatgtTATCGCTTGTCTCATGATGTAGTTCGAATCCAGTTCAATACTATTTActtgttacttatttatttcataattatttccATCTCATTTCTTCTATTCATAATGATTAATATAAGTAATATCgattcaattcattttgattgaAAAGGTTTCTCTCAAACGAAATTCATTAAAATCGCAACCTTTTCAACATTGAAtatgtttcatttaattcaatcattattaatgtctttgtttaaatatatttttattttattttcattggttGATTCACTAGAATTAAAAGAGAAAAGCTTGACAAATACAACTTAAAAATGAGtttatatatagagagagaccGAAGGCCTTGgttttgaatcccgcgagcgggttcgtggatgtttactgttaaggagtcccataatatgaTGAAACGGACagccagtgcttctaggttttcaacaaTGGTCGTGCACTGATTGATGtgagaccatcactgaaaatccGAAAGCACTGGTtgaccgtttcgttctgttgtggg
This window encodes:
- a CDS encoding hypothetical protein (EggNog:ENOG410V76J~COG:D) — its product is MTLSNFFVYNLLNERPTAATEKVLQLTCQLDCILKTSERLTSSMHTSGTTSPIMNEFTSNHGLLESFDYPESCRQYSNQTGESHDQLTKDYSHCSPNSLLSGESSQMAMIQNHLTRELEEINVELASMLEKCNRAYECPTVKMNLMKDQYERRLTDLNSECTNLQNISHKDLKKTKEQNSLHHYDFWTLNNSLHSPWPSIEVDQLANWLIEMKSMILKKSPIFQKSVCTLSYSFSSNSSSSSCCSSCSSCSCSSSCSSSSSSSSEVFGPNEEQLSGKGNKRSKCCLHHLRYKHKLQNQQKMITLSKLKMNPEHFVIIDCRYPHEYNAGHIFSAINLSDWPKLYKYFFGIKQQSIETTEMDLSNSLYSTEQLIEPKPSHTIFILYCEFSTKRAPQLFYLLRNHDRLLHFNSYPALKYPFVYILHGGYSTFYKKYPYLCEPDLLSIWHKHCKLVNRQTMNPNSQDETSKPFSCSICHRGFRQSRSLENHKRSNHPIKKDETATKFNDNHSTRLIYTTANIIPINDMNTTTTTTTPNNNDNNNNSTSTSMNIFTTNCDVVNIIRNNKTV